A portion of the Gammaproteobacteria bacterium genome contains these proteins:
- a CDS encoding VOC family protein, with protein sequence MRAHEKINYVELPAKDIKVAKSFFKSAFGWSFVDFGDEYTAFSNAGVNGGFFKSDRPALTSNGSALIVLYSENLEKTQLKIESLGGSIIKQTFAFPGGRRFHFCDPNGNEYAVWSDKGA encoded by the coding sequence ATGAGAGCGCATGAAAAAATAAATTATGTCGAACTTCCAGCCAAAGATATCAAGGTCGCAAAATCATTCTTTAAGTCTGCTTTTGGGTGGTCTTTTGTTGATTTCGGGGATGAATATACAGCCTTCTCAAATGCTGGAGTAAACGGTGGATTTTTCAAGTCCGACCGACCCGCTTTAACATCTAATGGCAGCGCTCTTATTGTTCTATACAGTGAAAATCTAGAAAAAACGCAACTAAAAATAGAGAGCCTTGGCGGTTCAATTATAAAGCAAACTTTCGCATTTCCAGGCGGTCGTCGTTTCCATTTTTGTGATCCAAATGGCAACGAATATGCCGTGTGGTCGGATAAAGGTGCATAG
- the cas5c gene encoding type I-C CRISPR-associated protein Cas5c, which yields MHDKPKNSVSFKVHGRYALFTDPVTKIGGEKCSYHLPTYEAIKGVLKSIYWKPSIIWYVDKVRVMKPLRTQTKGTKPLVWGGGNSLAIYTFLHHVEYQVEAHFEWNEHRPELAKDHISGKHFAIAKRSIERGGRQDIFLGTRDCQAYVEACEFGEGTGAYDDIEELGFGLMFHGFDYPDETGKNELHSRFWSATLKKGILEFPRPKYCTVSRFIRPMLPKQFEEGENLLSVEIEEANL from the coding sequence ATGCATGATAAACCTAAAAACAGTGTCAGCTTCAAAGTGCATGGACGATATGCCCTGTTTACTGACCCTGTAACCAAAATCGGCGGTGAGAAATGCTCTTACCATTTGCCGACCTATGAAGCCATCAAAGGTGTGCTGAAGTCTATCTATTGGAAACCAAGCATTATTTGGTATGTGGATAAAGTAAGGGTGATGAAACCATTACGCACGCAAACCAAAGGTACAAAGCCACTGGTGTGGGGCGGTGGAAACAGTTTGGCTATTTATACTTTTTTGCACCATGTGGAATATCAGGTAGAGGCACACTTTGAATGGAACGAGCACCGCCCTGAATTAGCTAAAGATCATATTTCTGGCAAACACTTTGCCATTGCCAAGCGTTCAATCGAACGGGGTGGTAGACAAGATATATTTTTGGGGACGCGTGATTGCCAGGCTTATGTAGAAGCGTGTGAATTTGGCGAAGGTACTGGTGCTTATGATGACATTGAAGAGTTGGGGTTTGGTCTGATGTTTCATGGTTTTGACTACCCGGATGAGACGGGAAAAAATGAACTGCATAGCCGCTTTTGGAGCGCCACTTTAAAAAAAGGCATTCTGGAATTTCCTCGGCCTAAATATTGTACAGTGAGCCGCTTTATTCGCCCGATGTTGCCTAAACAATTTGAAGAAGGTGAAAACCTTTTATCTGTAGAAATTGAGGAGGCGAACTTATGA
- a CDS encoding IS3 family transposase (programmed frameshift), with the protein MRRNFTKSFKIQAVEKALGRSEETTISEIASTLNMSESTLNKWIMKAKRQELAEDFPEDGTKMSQEKRPQDWTTKERLNMVITCSSYEGEALSSYCRKQGVYPHHIEQWKLDFTRENIKNTGVTFRTEIKTLKSENKALKKELTRKEKALAETAALLVLQKKGRRDLGKKRGQLTMNRERKEIIELINQARGAGARQGLACEVIGISTKTLQRWEDPDNKQDGRPAAKHAPTNKLTELERKRVLKVANEPEFADLPPCKIVPKLADQGKYIASQSSFYRILNENKQLKHRDKSKPSRKMTKPRALTASAVNQIYTWDITYLPTQIKGVYLYLYLVLDIYSRKIVGWQIHGEERSLLAADLITDICQREGIKRNQVTLHSDNGSPMKGATMLATLQELGVVPSFSRPSVSNDNPYSESIFRTLKYRPEYPEKPFIDIGAARYWVSEFVQWYNHEHLHSGIKFVTPDQRHTGEDIQILANRKQVYEKAKAQNPSRWTGEIRNWDRIGEVYLNPEKGKSEIDQNKAA; encoded by the exons ATGAGAAGAAACTTCACAAAATCATTTAAAATTCAGGCCGTAGAAAAAGCACTGGGTCGAAGTGAAGAAACAACGATAAGTGAAATTGCCAGCACATTGAATATGAGTGAATCAACATTAAACAAGTGGATTATGAAAGCAAAAAGACAAGAGCTAGCAGAAGACTTTCCTGAAGATGGCACAAAGATGTCACAAGAGAAACGGCCACAGGACTGGACAACAAAAGAACGCCTTAACATGGTAATCACGTGTAGCTCATATGAAGGTGAAGCCTTGAGCTCCTATTGTAGAAAACAAGGTGTTTACCCACACCATATAGAGCAGTGGAAACTCGACTTTACTCGCGAAAACATTAAAAACACAGGAGTCACTTTCCGCACAGAGATCAAAACGCTGAAGAGTGAAAATAAAGCACTAAAAAAAGAGTTGACCCGCAAAGAAAAAGCGCTGGCTGAGACAGCGGCGCTATTAGTTCTCCAAAAAAAAG GTCGACGAGATCTGGGGAAAAAACGAGGGCAGCTCACAATGAACAGAGAACGAAAAGAAATTATTGAGTTAATCAATCAGGCGCGGGGCGCAGGAGCCAGGCAAGGGTTAGCCTGTGAAGTCATCGGAATCAGTACCAAGACTCTTCAGCGCTGGGAAGACCCCGACAATAAACAGGATGGTCGTCCAGCGGCAAAACATGCGCCCACAAACAAACTCACTGAACTTGAGAGAAAGCGAGTTCTTAAAGTGGCCAACGAACCAGAGTTTGCTGATTTACCGCCTTGCAAAATAGTACCTAAACTTGCTGATCAAGGGAAATATATTGCATCACAATCAAGCTTTTATCGTATCTTAAATGAGAATAAGCAACTGAAACATAGAGACAAAAGCAAACCGTCAAGAAAAATGACAAAACCACGTGCATTGACAGCGAGCGCAGTGAATCAGATATACACCTGGGATATCACCTATTTGCCGACTCAGATTAAAGGTGTCTACCTCTATCTGTATTTAGTACTGGATATTTACAGTCGTAAAATTGTGGGCTGGCAGATTCATGGTGAAGAGCGGAGCCTGCTTGCAGCGGATTTGATCACAGATATATGTCAACGTGAAGGGATCAAGCGTAATCAAGTCACGCTCCATTCAGATAATGGCAGCCCAATGAAAGGAGCCACCATGTTGGCGACATTACAAGAATTAGGCGTGGTGCCCTCATTTAGCCGCCCCTCAGTGAGTAATGATAACCCATATTCTGAGTCTATTTTTCGTACATTAAAATATCGCCCGGAGTATCCAGAAAAGCCATTTATAGATATCGGTGCGGCGAGGTACTGGGTCAGCGAATTTGTTCAATGGTATAACCATGAACACCTGCATAGCGGCATTAAGTTTGTGACACCGGATCAACGTCATACGGGTGAAGACATTCAAATACTGGCCAATCGAAAGCAGGTCTATGAAAAGGCAAAAGCTCAAAATCCGAGTCGCTGGACAGGTGAGATCAGAAACTGGGATCGAATCGGTGAGGTTTATCTCAATCCTGAGAAAGGTAAATCTGAAATTGATCAGAATAAGGCGGCATAA
- a CDS encoding multidrug efflux SMR transporter: MAYLYLAVAIVAEVIATSALKASEEFTKLYPSLIVVIGYSIAFYFMTLVLRTIPIGITYAVWSGLGIVLVTIIGIVLYKEIPDIPAVIGMGFIIAGVAIIHIFSGSVKQG; the protein is encoded by the coding sequence GTGGCCTATTTATATCTTGCAGTAGCAATAGTGGCTGAAGTCATTGCGACGAGTGCATTAAAAGCATCGGAAGAGTTCACGAAGCTGTATCCGAGCCTAATCGTTGTGATCGGGTATAGTATCGCATTCTACTTTATGACACTGGTGTTGCGAACCATACCAATAGGAATTACGTATGCAGTTTGGTCTGGTTTAGGTATTGTTCTGGTAACTATTATTGGCATAGTGCTATACAAAGAGATCCCAGATATTCCCGCAGTGATAGGCATGGGGTTCATTATTGCAGGCGTTGCGATCATTCATATATTTTCTGGGTCGGTGAAACAAGGTTGA
- a CDS encoding dodecin family protein: MAIARVTEITSSSTVSFEDAMQQGIKRASKTLRNIKSAWVQEQTVKVENGEILEYRVNMKVTFILD; the protein is encoded by the coding sequence ATGGCAATCGCACGAGTGACCGAAATCACATCATCATCCACCGTCAGTTTTGAAGATGCAATGCAACAAGGCATCAAACGAGCCAGTAAAACACTGCGCAATATAAAATCGGCCTGGGTTCAAGAACAGACCGTGAAAGTTGAGAATGGTGAAATATTAGAATACAGAGTCAACATGAAGGTTACATTTATCCTAGACTAA